One region of Clostridiales bacterium genomic DNA includes:
- a CDS encoding polysaccharide biosynthesis protein yields MAEQPKKSERDGKTEAKKNSKLGNIISPRYRGIILTFLLDIAFCIASFWIARAAMFRAIPIDNYPHNYLNFEIPIMVIMIAMPICLLALFNCYNVVWKFAGRIEFMKFASAYVVSYFILMIVKLIFKAAFNVEFWGTQILLYVVIALVLTAIPRFSYMVFGYIKHVRRGNMSETDNARLKRTVIYGAGNVGSALNSRFTSNPDEGCDPVAYIDDDPDKHGKTIGGCLVAGGLDDIDGIVETYDPELFVIAITDLTKSQLKHIYERLSKFNVPIKMLPPISDANGIANSSLTLHDIKIESLLGRDEFKVRQELVDMSVKDKVVMVTGGAGSIGSELCRQALIFGCKHLVIFDQHENGMFNIDQEFSKLYDKSRYTLIMGTVREKDKLASVLKKFKPETVFHAAAYKHVPMMEIAPTEAIKNNVFGTKNVIEQCQKAGVKRFVLISTDKAVNPANVMGASKRLAEMLVQTRAEGGKMQMAAVRFGNVLGSSGSVIPTFLKQIREGGPVTVTDRNIKRYFMTIPEAVRLVLQTGALASSGEVFVLDMGDPVFIYDLACNLIRLNGYVPNKDIQIVISGLRPGEKLFEELRYDKEQVDKTLHEGIFVTKLENIDKTKFDKELDELKRLAEAEDEVGIEKKVFDIVPRAAREQAIKERASSLRAAEAEAKMTEEQPPTAAA; encoded by the coding sequence ATGGCAGAACAACCTAAGAAATCCGAACGCGACGGAAAAACCGAAGCGAAGAAAAATTCGAAGCTGGGCAACATTATTTCGCCGCGCTACCGCGGCATAATTTTGACGTTCTTACTTGATATTGCGTTTTGTATTGCTTCGTTTTGGATAGCGCGCGCCGCCATGTTCAGGGCGATACCGATTGACAACTATCCGCATAACTATTTGAATTTCGAAATACCTATCATGGTTATCATGATAGCGATGCCTATATGCCTGCTCGCGCTCTTTAACTGCTACAATGTTGTGTGGAAGTTCGCGGGGCGTATCGAGTTTATGAAGTTCGCATCGGCGTACGTCGTGTCGTACTTCATACTGATGATTGTTAAGCTTATCTTCAAAGCGGCGTTCAACGTCGAGTTTTGGGGTACTCAAATTCTTTTATATGTAGTAATCGCGCTCGTGCTTACCGCAATACCGCGGTTCTCGTATATGGTGTTCGGATATATCAAGCACGTAAGGCGCGGCAATATGTCGGAGACCGATAACGCCCGTCTTAAACGCACTGTTATTTACGGCGCGGGTAACGTCGGTTCGGCGCTTAACAGTCGCTTTACTTCTAACCCCGACGAGGGCTGCGATCCCGTTGCGTATATCGACGACGATCCGGACAAGCACGGCAAAACGATAGGCGGCTGTCTCGTTGCGGGTGGCTTGGACGATATCGACGGTATAGTGGAAACGTACGATCCGGAGCTGTTCGTCATAGCGATAACCGACCTTACGAAATCGCAGTTAAAGCATATCTACGAGCGGCTCAGCAAGTTTAACGTTCCCATTAAAATGCTTCCGCCGATCAGCGACGCGAACGGCATAGCCAATTCGTCGCTAACATTGCACGATATTAAAATAGAAAGCCTTTTGGGCAGGGACGAATTCAAGGTCCGTCAAGAGCTCGTCGATATGTCTGTCAAAGATAAGGTCGTTATGGTTACGGGCGGCGCGGGCTCGATCGGCTCGGAGCTTTGCCGTCAGGCGCTCATATTCGGTTGCAAGCACCTCGTTATTTTCGATCAGCACGAGAATGGAATGTTCAATATCGACCAGGAGTTCAGCAAGCTGTACGATAAATCGCGCTACACGCTCATTATGGGTACCGTGCGCGAAAAGGACAAGCTTGCTAGCGTGCTCAAAAAATTCAAGCCCGAAACGGTATTCCACGCCGCGGCGTATAAGCACGTTCCTATGATGGAGATTGCACCTACCGAGGCGATCAAAAACAACGTGTTCGGCACTAAGAACGTTATCGAGCAGTGCCAAAAAGCGGGCGTAAAGCGGTTCGTTCTCATATCCACAGACAAGGCGGTCAACCCCGCAAACGTAATGGGCGCGAGCAAGCGCCTTGCCGAAATGCTCGTGCAAACGCGTGCCGAGGGCGGCAAAATGCAAATGGCTGCGGTGCGGTTCGGCAATGTTCTCGGCTCGTCAGGCTCGGTTATTCCCACATTCTTAAAGCAAATTCGCGAGGGCGGTCCGGTCACCGTTACCGATAGGAATATCAAACGTTATTTCATGACGATACCGGAAGCCGTAAGATTGGTGCTTCAAACGGGTGCGTTGGCGTCGAGTGGCGAGGTGTTCGTTCTCGACATGGGCGATCCCGTGTTTATCTACGACCTTGCGTGCAATCTTATTCGGCTTAACGGATATGTCCCCAACAAGGATATTCAAATAGTTATTTCGGGTCTGCGCCCCGGCGAAAAGCTGTTCGAAGAACTGCGTTACGACAAGGAGCAGGTCGATAAAACCCTGCACGAAGGCATATTCGTAACCAAGCTCGAAAATATCGACAAAACCAAGTTCGATAAGGAGCTCGACGAGCTCAAACGCTTAGCCGAAGCTGAGGACGAAGTCGGCATCGAAAAGAAGGTGTTCGATATCGTTCCGCGCGCCGCACGCGAGCAGGCGATAAAGGAGCGCGCATCGTCACTTCGCGCCGCGGAGGCCGAAGCGAAAATGACGGAAGAACAGCCTCCGACCGCCGCCGCATAG
- a CDS encoding D-alanine--D-alanine ligase: MIAVFFGGTSCEHDISIITGLQAMNACPVKYKCVGVYIDPDGEWWAVDPKGVDSAAAVRQKKFKKISVHIRPAEPYLYTKNKRLHKIDAALLCMHGMRGEDGALQGMLDMCGVPYTGSDVCASAIGMNKLMSKVLFEKNGLSVLPYAPIIKPDYERDATVAVKQASELGYPVIVKPCNLGSSIGISIAKTPDELYASLRVAFEWDDTVIIEKALEDFIEINCAVLGDSITGKIEVSDTEQPVGWKSFLTFDDKYSGDVKQTRHKIPAEVDDEITARIKEQAVTAFKSIGASGIARIDFLVKGDDVFVNEINTIPGSLSNALFRSSMSFSTLIQTLIDTAFNRESRRKALKRSYTPVTPIIGK, from the coding sequence ATGATTGCTGTATTTTTCGGTGGAACGTCGTGCGAGCACGACATAAGTATCATCACGGGCTTGCAAGCAATGAACGCCTGTCCCGTAAAGTATAAGTGCGTGGGCGTGTATATCGACCCCGACGGCGAGTGGTGGGCGGTCGACCCGAAAGGCGTCGACAGTGCGGCTGCCGTGCGCCAAAAGAAGTTCAAAAAAATAAGCGTACATATCCGCCCCGCCGAACCGTATCTGTATACTAAAAACAAGCGACTGCACAAGATAGACGCAGCTCTATTATGCATGCACGGTATGCGCGGCGAGGACGGCGCATTGCAGGGCATGCTCGATATGTGTGGCGTGCCGTATACGGGCAGCGACGTCTGCGCTTCGGCAATCGGCATGAACAAGCTCATGAGCAAAGTCCTGTTCGAAAAGAACGGGCTGAGCGTGCTTCCGTACGCCCCGATAATAAAACCCGACTACGAACGTGACGCGACCGTAGCCGTAAAGCAGGCAAGCGAACTGGGCTATCCCGTGATCGTCAAGCCTTGCAACCTCGGCAGCTCGATTGGCATATCGATAGCAAAAACGCCCGACGAGCTATACGCATCGCTGCGCGTGGCGTTCGAGTGGGACGATACCGTCATAATAGAAAAAGCGTTAGAGGATTTTATCGAGATCAACTGCGCAGTGCTCGGCGATAGTATAACGGGCAAGATCGAAGTATCCGATACCGAACAGCCCGTCGGGTGGAAAAGCTTTTTGACCTTCGACGATAAATATTCGGGTGACGTCAAGCAAACCAGGCATAAGATCCCCGCCGAGGTAGATGACGAGATAACCGCGCGCATAAAGGAACAGGCGGTTACGGCGTTTAAGTCAATAGGCGCGAGCGGTATAGCAAGGATAGACTTTCTCGTAAAAGGCGATGACGTTTTTGTGAACGAAATAAACACAATACCCGGCTCGCTGTCCAACGCATTGTTCAGAAGCAGTATGAGCTTTTCCACGCTCATACAAACGCTTATAGACACGGCGTTCAATCGTGAAAGCCGCAGAAAGGCGTTAAAACGCTCGTATACGCCCGTAACGCCTATCATAGGGAAATAA
- a CDS encoding M1 family metallopeptidase yields MRKKITAMALTAALGLSLAACGSADDKELTKYTITAELSGDKTLTASVVVDYVNNTDVPLDEVWFHLYPNAYREGAKYSPVSANRIAEAYPAGRSYSSLDIQSVTVNGNAVDITVAGEDENILSVATGTLDPTDKAQIQIDYTLKLPEVRHRLGYTDKSVNLANFYPIACVYENGAFVADPYYSSGDPFYSECADYEVTLTLPEGYECAATGVVSQKTENTAGESVTVTYEMKAENVRDFAAVCGEYQKMSGLSDEVIVNYYYYNDADAEGALAAAIDSVRVFGELFGDYPYAEYTVVQTGFLQGGMEYPALSMISDECTGDVKKDVIIHETAHQWWYGAVGNNEVKYAWLDEGLAEYSTMMFYENAEGYNYTFNAKRADALSAYMLYCETYKNNGLGDTSMTRAVNEYDGETEYTYMTYVKGALMLDDVRNTVGSTAFLNGLKTYYKDNKFGIAEPQNLVGAMESSSKRQLNALFDSWLNGNVKLYSSH; encoded by the coding sequence ATGCGAAAAAAGATTACGGCTATGGCGCTGACGGCGGCGCTTGGATTATCGCTTGCGGCGTGCGGTTCGGCGGATGACAAGGAGCTTACCAAATACACGATCACTGCGGAACTGTCGGGCGACAAAACGCTCACTGCGTCCGTAGTTGTCGACTACGTGAACAACACCGACGTCCCGCTCGACGAGGTGTGGTTTCACTTGTACCCGAACGCCTACCGCGAGGGCGCTAAATACAGCCCCGTATCCGCCAATCGCATAGCGGAAGCTTATCCCGCGGGGCGCAGTTATTCTAGCCTCGATATTCAGTCGGTAACGGTAAACGGCAACGCAGTCGATATCACCGTAGCGGGCGAGGACGAGAATATTCTCTCTGTTGCGACGGGCACGCTCGACCCGACCGATAAGGCTCAAATCCAAATCGATTATACTCTTAAACTTCCCGAGGTGCGGCACCGTCTCGGTTATACCGATAAATCGGTCAACCTCGCCAATTTCTATCCCATAGCGTGCGTGTACGAGAACGGCGCGTTCGTAGCCGATCCGTACTATTCGAGCGGCGATCCGTTTTACAGCGAGTGCGCCGATTACGAAGTAACGCTCACGCTGCCCGAGGGCTACGAGTGCGCGGCGACGGGCGTAGTCAGTCAAAAGACCGAAAACACCGCAGGCGAGAGCGTAACCGTCACTTACGAAATGAAAGCGGAGAACGTTCGCGACTTCGCGGCGGTGTGCGGTGAGTACCAAAAAATGAGCGGGCTGTCCGACGAGGTAATAGTCAACTATTACTACTATAACGACGCCGACGCAGAGGGCGCGCTTGCTGCGGCTATCGACTCTGTGCGCGTGTTCGGCGAGCTGTTCGGCGATTATCCGTACGCCGAGTATACCGTCGTCCAGACCGGCTTTTTGCAGGGCGGAATGGAATATCCCGCGCTGTCAATGATCTCCGACGAGTGCACGGGCGACGTCAAAAAGGACGTAATCATCCACGAAACGGCGCACCAGTGGTGGTACGGCGCTGTGGGCAACAACGAGGTCAAGTACGCCTGGCTAGACGAAGGTCTTGCCGAGTATTCGACCATGATGTTCTATGAGAACGCCGAGGGCTATAACTATACGTTCAACGCTAAGCGCGCCGACGCGCTGTCCGCGTATATGCTGTACTGCGAAACGTATAAAAACAACGGGCTCGGCGATACGTCCATGACCCGCGCCGTAAACGAGTACGACGGCGAAACGGAATACACGTACATGACCTACGTTAAGGGCGCGCTCATGCTCGACGACGTTCGAAACACCGTCGGCTCGACCGCGTTCCTCAACGGCTTAAAGACCTACTATAAGGACAATAAGTTCGGCATAGCCGAGCCGCAAAACCTCGTAGGCGCAATGGAAAGCTCATCCAAACGCCAGCTTAACGCGCTATTCGATTCGTGGCTGAACGGCAACGTCAAGCTTTATTCCTCGCACTGA
- a CDS encoding phosphoglucosamine mutase, with protein MGKYFGTDGIRGKYGDNLDAALAYKVGLAVVAYFGKGEIVVGRDTRVSGPEIQQSLIDGLKRGGADVLTVGVLPTPAIARMAIKHKALCGIVISASHNPPEYNGIKIFDGNGVKLSEEQEGSIEYYIDNPTEMRAVGSVRNIDDAQEQYVNYLVETVDADMTGAKVWLDCGYGAASTVAKQAFERLGATVEIENYKLRGEKINCGCGALHPDYVLHSMQNTDYKLGFSYDGDADRLSFVFDGKIMDGDSVLYNLGREMSLKDNVVVGTILSNTALERRLEKDGRRLVRTPVGDKYICDLMFKKGYNLGGEQSGHYIVYPQATTGDGIMSSMILTKTLYKKGKLGEFMELNLFPQKAIAEYADQSIMYEKEMIGLIEDYTARLSGIGRLIVRMSGTEPKVRVMCECEDARKIDEVLSVFKKYINTRKA; from the coding sequence ATGGGTAAATATTTCGGCACCGACGGCATTCGCGGCAAGTACGGCGATAATCTGGACGCCGCGCTCGCTTACAAGGTAGGACTTGCGGTAGTCGCATACTTCGGTAAGGGTGAAATCGTGGTAGGGCGCGATACCCGCGTATCCGGTCCCGAAATCCAACAGTCGCTTATCGACGGGCTTAAACGCGGCGGCGCAGATGTTTTGACGGTGGGTGTTCTTCCTACGCCCGCAATCGCGCGCATGGCAATTAAGCACAAGGCGCTTTGCGGCATTGTTATATCGGCATCGCACAATCCGCCCGAGTATAACGGCATTAAAATTTTCGACGGCAACGGCGTAAAGCTCAGCGAGGAGCAAGAGGGTAGTATCGAGTATTATATCGACAACCCGACCGAAATGCGCGCCGTTGGCTCGGTGCGGAATATCGACGACGCGCAGGAGCAGTACGTGAACTATTTGGTCGAAACGGTCGACGCAGACATGACGGGCGCAAAGGTTTGGCTCGACTGCGGTTACGGCGCGGCTTCGACGGTTGCTAAGCAAGCGTTTGAGCGCTTGGGCGCAACGGTCGAGATAGAAAACTACAAGCTTCGCGGCGAAAAGATCAATTGCGGTTGCGGGGCGCTTCATCCCGACTATGTTCTGCATTCCATGCAAAACACCGACTATAAGCTCGGTTTTTCGTATGACGGCGACGCCGACAGGCTGTCGTTCGTGTTCGACGGCAAAATTATGGACGGCGACTCCGTATTATATAACCTCGGTCGCGAAATGTCGCTCAAAGACAACGTAGTAGTCGGAACGATACTTTCCAATACCGCGCTCGAACGACGGCTCGAAAAGGACGGACGGCGGCTCGTCCGTACGCCTGTCGGCGATAAGTATATTTGCGATCTTATGTTCAAAAAGGGGTACAACCTCGGCGGTGAGCAGAGCGGACACTATATTGTGTATCCGCAAGCGACGACGGGCGACGGCATAATGTCGAGCATGATACTCACTAAAACGCTTTATAAAAAAGGCAAGCTCGGCGAGTTCATGGAGCTCAATCTTTTCCCGCAAAAGGCGATCGCCGAATACGCCGATCAGTCGATTATGTACGAAAAGGAAATGATCGGGCTTATTGAGGACTATACCGCGCGGCTTTCCGGCATAGGCAGGCTGATAGTCAGAATGTCTGGTACCGAGCCGAAAGTTCGCGTAATGTGCGAATGCGAGGACGCGCGCAAGATAGACGAAGTACTTTCCGTGTTTAAAAAGTATATAAACACGAGAAAAGCGTAA
- the glmS gene encoding glutamine--fructose-6-phosphate transaminase (isomerizing) → MCGIIGYVGRKKAVPVLLNGLERLEYRGYDSSGIAVVENEEITVIKATGKISALRQKLKDNPDVVGSVGIGHTRWATHGVPCDRNSHPHLSSDGRFAIVHNGIIENFGELKAELTNQDVTFASDTDSEVIAQLLQSVYDGDMIAALKTVIARLVGSYAVGIIFAECPDTMYAIRKDNPLVIGLGKNENFIASDFSAALEHTHDFVQLADGEIAALTSHSALFYDNNGKSITKTPFRIDWDISQAEKNGYPHFMLKEIYEQPRALTDTIRPRINGNDIVLDKIVLDEKNVNSIDKIDIIGCGSAYHAGIVGKAFIEKYCRIRVNCILASEYIYSDPITDNRTLTIIISQSGETADTLAALRLAKKRGSHTIAIVNVVESAIAREAHDVLYTHAGPEIAVATTKGYTTQVAALYLIGLKMAKIKRLIPDARYATLLEEVKALPQKVEERLEDIFDIKRLAIKNADHKCMFFIGRGADYAASLEGALKLKEISYIHAEAYAAGELKHGPIALIEEGTLTLALVTQSGLLDKMLNNINAVQARRGTVLAIASKENTSIGEYSDGMLTIPQCEDDLSPILTAVVLQIFAYYVAETRSCDIDKPRNLAKSVTVE, encoded by the coding sequence ATGTGCGGAATAATCGGATACGTCGGCAGGAAGAAAGCCGTACCCGTTTTGCTGAACGGGCTTGAACGCTTGGAATACCGCGGCTACGACAGCAGCGGCATAGCCGTAGTAGAAAACGAAGAGATTACCGTAATTAAGGCTACGGGCAAAATCAGCGCATTGCGCCAAAAGCTTAAAGACAATCCCGATGTTGTCGGGTCCGTCGGCATAGGACACACGCGCTGGGCAACCCACGGCGTGCCTTGCGACCGCAACTCCCACCCTCACCTTTCAAGCGACGGGCGGTTTGCTATTGTTCATAACGGCATTATAGAAAACTTCGGCGAGCTCAAAGCCGAGCTTACCAATCAAGATGTAACCTTTGCAAGTGACACTGACAGCGAGGTCATCGCTCAGCTTCTTCAATCGGTCTATGACGGAGATATGATCGCCGCGCTTAAAACGGTTATCGCGCGGCTTGTCGGCTCGTATGCGGTAGGAATTATATTCGCCGAATGCCCTGACACCATGTACGCCATACGCAAGGACAATCCACTCGTAATCGGTTTGGGCAAGAACGAGAACTTTATCGCCTCCGACTTTTCGGCGGCGCTTGAACACACACACGACTTCGTACAGCTCGCTGACGGCGAAATTGCTGCACTCACCTCGCATTCCGCACTGTTCTACGATAATAACGGCAAGAGCATAACGAAAACGCCTTTCCGCATCGACTGGGATATTTCACAAGCCGAAAAGAACGGTTATCCGCACTTCATGCTCAAAGAGATCTACGAACAACCGCGCGCGCTCACCGACACTATTCGCCCGCGTATAAACGGCAACGACATAGTTCTCGACAAGATAGTGCTCGACGAGAAGAATGTAAACAGCATAGACAAAATCGATATAATCGGCTGCGGCTCGGCGTATCATGCGGGTATCGTCGGCAAGGCGTTCATTGAAAAATACTGCCGCATACGCGTAAACTGCATACTTGCAAGCGAATATATCTATTCCGACCCGATCACCGATAACCGCACGCTCACGATCATAATCAGCCAGAGCGGCGAAACCGCCGACACGCTCGCCGCGCTCAGGCTCGCAAAAAAACGCGGCTCGCACACGATAGCGATAGTCAACGTGGTAGAGAGCGCGATCGCACGCGAAGCGCACGACGTTCTTTATACTCACGCAGGCCCCGAAATAGCGGTCGCAACGACCAAGGGCTATACCACTCAGGTCGCCGCACTCTATCTCATAGGGCTTAAAATGGCTAAGATAAAACGGCTCATTCCCGACGCGCGCTATGCCACCCTTCTCGAAGAAGTTAAAGCCCTGCCCCAAAAGGTAGAAGAACGGCTCGAAGATATTTTCGATATCAAACGTCTGGCGATCAAAAACGCCGACCATAAATGTATGTTCTTTATCGGGCGCGGCGCGGACTACGCCGCTTCGCTCGAAGGCGCGCTCAAACTCAAAGAGATCTCGTATATCCACGCCGAAGCGTACGCTGCGGGCGAGCTTAAACACGGGCCTATCGCGCTGATCGAAGAGGGCACGCTCACACTCGCGCTCGTTACACAGAGCGGACTGCTCGATAAAATGCTCAATAACATTAACGCGGTGCAAGCTCGACGCGGCACAGTGCTTGCTATCGCGTCCAAGGAAAATACGAGTATCGGCGAATACAGCGACGGTATGCTCACCATTCCACAATGCGAGGACGACCTCAGCCCCATACTGACCGCCGTCGTCTTGCAGATATTCGCCTACTACGTAGCGGAAACACGCAGTTGCGATATAGACAAACCGCGCAACCTCGCAAAGTCTGTTACGGTTGAGTAA
- the murI gene encoding glutamate racemase encodes MRNNPIGVFDSGVGGLNVLKKCAELMPNEKFIYLADEANMPYGVKPPEEIKRYALHCASLLFAMNCKALVIACNTATVTTIDCIRTFYPDKIVIGLEPAVKPCFRELGRDGYAVALVTEATSRSAKFNRLIEETGGRVKPLARKELAKLIEDNSNNIEALRPHIAEIFEQYKTAEAVILGCSHYTYITKLISDFYGGKIKIYDGATGEAERLKYCLAVAELNAPATDKGSVRFYSTEKIGD; translated from the coding sequence ATGCGAAACAATCCTATTGGTGTGTTCGACAGCGGCGTGGGCGGACTGAATGTTCTTAAAAAGTGCGCCGAGCTTATGCCAAACGAAAAGTTTATATATCTCGCGGACGAAGCGAATATGCCGTACGGTGTAAAACCGCCCGAGGAAATCAAGCGTTACGCTTTGCATTGCGCAAGCTTGCTGTTCGCCATGAACTGTAAAGCGCTCGTTATTGCGTGCAATACGGCGACGGTGACGACGATCGACTGTATCAGAACGTTCTATCCCGATAAGATAGTGATAGGGCTCGAACCCGCCGTAAAGCCGTGTTTTCGCGAGCTCGGGCGGGACGGATACGCCGTTGCGCTCGTCACCGAAGCGACTAGTAGATCGGCCAAGTTCAATAGGCTTATAGAAGAAACGGGCGGCAGGGTGAAACCGCTCGCGCGGAAAGAACTGGCTAAGCTTATAGAGGACAATTCGAATAATATAGAAGCATTGCGCCCGCATATCGCAGAAATCTTCGAACAATACAAAACAGCCGAAGCGGTTATCCTCGGCTGTTCGCACTATACATATATTACGAAATTGATATCCGATTTTTACGGTGGAAAAATAAAAATCTACGACGGTGCTACGGGCGAAGCCGAACGGCTTAAATACTGCCTTGCCGTCGCCGAGCTAAACGCCCCCGCAACAGATAAGGGCAGCGTTAGGTTTTACTCTACCGAAAAGATAGGCGATTAA
- a CDS encoding small multi-drug export protein — protein MTAILDNIANAMNNALGSALTVFLLSMIPLAEAKVAILFGLRMGMNPFEAFGWAFLGSSFVAPILLLIWIPIINALSRTKLFAKVGKFLYDKFEKKSRSLKTADDSGEAPPDGGKKKILTKKDLKRMGGLALFVGVPAPMTGVWTGCAVAAITKVGYVKGLIGIVLGNAVACGLLTLIGYLFGAYVDYIIYAFLAIIVIIVIVFFIKLFTFKPKDEAEAQTATETNDDVQSE, from the coding sequence ATGACAGCTATATTAGATAATATTGCAAACGCCATGAATAACGCGCTCGGCTCGGCGCTGACCGTTTTTTTGCTTTCCATGATCCCGCTTGCCGAAGCGAAGGTAGCTATTCTTTTCGGGTTGAGAATGGGAATGAACCCGTTCGAAGCTTTCGGCTGGGCGTTTTTGGGCTCGTCATTTGTCGCGCCCATACTGTTGCTTATTTGGATACCGATAATAAACGCTCTGTCGCGCACCAAGCTTTTTGCCAAGGTCGGAAAATTCCTATATGACAAATTCGAAAAGAAATCGCGCTCGCTTAAAACAGCAGACGACAGCGGCGAAGCTCCGCCCGACGGCGGCAAAAAGAAGATTTTGACTAAAAAAGACTTGAAGCGAATGGGCGGCTTGGCGCTTTTTGTAGGCGTTCCCGCACCCATGACGGGCGTTTGGACAGGCTGTGCTGTCGCGGCAATTACAAAAGTCGGGTACGTTAAGGGTTTAATCGGCATAGTATTAGGTAATGCGGTTGCTTGCGGATTGCTTACGCTTATCGGCTATTTATTCGGCGCATACGTCGATTATATCATTTACGCTTTCCTGGCAATAATCGTAATCATTGTGATCGTCTTTTTCATTAAATTGTTCACGTTTAAACCGAAGGACGAAGCTGAGGCGCAAACCGCAACCGAAACGAACGACGACGTTCAATCGGAATAA
- a CDS encoding undecaprenyl-diphosphate phosphatase: MNMVWWQAMVLGLVQGLTEFLPVSSSGHLILVRELMGLNNGNGQFNLMFDVFVHLGTLVAVVIVLYKPILELFKKPFKRLLMLIVATIPAVIVGFAFKDYIEQYFSTATYLCFFFLFTAIIMFVSEVVAKRNKSPKPLSWGGAVAMGFMQGAGVFPGISRSGSTIFGGTVTGTDSKEVATFSFLMSIPVICGSLLLSVIDVAQAGALAQIDWFSIFVGAMSAFASGYIAIRVMLKLIAKANYKWFSLYLLIIAILTFSFYFIPSL, encoded by the coding sequence ATGAATATGGTTTGGTGGCAAGCCATGGTACTCGGGCTTGTTCAAGGTCTGACCGAATTTTTACCTGTATCGTCGAGCGGACACCTTATATTGGTCCGCGAGCTAATGGGGCTCAATAACGGCAACGGACAGTTTAACCTGATGTTCGACGTGTTTGTGCATTTGGGCACGCTCGTTGCCGTCGTAATCGTGCTGTATAAGCCCATTCTCGAATTGTTTAAAAAACCGTTCAAGCGGTTATTAATGCTTATCGTCGCGACCATACCCGCAGTCATAGTCGGGTTCGCGTTTAAGGACTATATAGAACAGTATTTCTCGACGGCAACTTATTTGTGCTTCTTCTTCCTGTTCACGGCAATAATAATGTTTGTGAGCGAAGTAGTCGCAAAGCGCAATAAATCGCCTAAACCGCTCAGCTGGGGCGGGGCGGTAGCCATGGGCTTTATGCAGGGCGCGGGAGTATTCCCCGGTATATCGCGTTCGGGCTCGACCATATTCGGCGGCACGGTAACGGGAACGGACAGCAAAGAGGTTGCTACTTTCTCATTTCTAATGAGTATACCCGTTATTTGCGGTTCGCTGTTATTGAGTGTTATCGACGTCGCGCAAGCGGGGGCGCTTGCTCAAATAGATTGGTTTAGCATATTCGTGGGCGCAATGAGCGCGTTTGCTTCGGGCTATATTGCCATACGTGTCATGCTCAAGCTTATCGCCAAAGCAAATTACAAATGGTTCTCGCTCTACCTTTTGATCATAGCGATTTTAACTTTCTCGTTCTATTTCATCCCGTCGCTGTAA
- a CDS encoding GPR endopeptidase has translation MDNGKIYTDMAVEFYKHKHSRDDGIIKYYRVEVDNDMAVRLGKPCGKYSTFETPAVITGDVDNYGRVSDALCGCFKEYCKGFKKILAVGLGNPDLTADALGDRVFKRLTVTRHKNPDKYLCALTPNVLGMTGIESFDIIAAVTERIKPDAVVVVDALTAAASPRIATAFQVTDSGITPGSGVDNHRQRLDEKSLGVPVISVGVPLVVYSSTIARDFCGEDMPSGVDMIVTPKDVDILVEDCAKIIAGAINEAFA, from the coding sequence ATGGATAACGGCAAGATTTACACCGATATGGCGGTCGAGTTCTATAAACACAAGCACTCGCGCGACGACGGTATTATCAAATATTACCGCGTGGAAGTGGATAACGACATGGCGGTGCGGCTCGGCAAGCCGTGCGGTAAGTATTCAACATTCGAAACTCCCGCCGTCATTACCGGCGATGTCGATAACTACGGCAGGGTGTCGGACGCGCTATGCGGTTGCTTTAAGGAATACTGCAAGGGCTTTAAAAAGATCCTCGCCGTGGGGCTGGGCAATCCCGATCTTACCGCCGACGCGCTCGGCGATAGGGTGTTTAAGCGGCTGACCGTCACACGGCATAAGAATCCCGATAAATACCTTTGCGCGCTCACGCCCAACGTGCTCGGCATGACGGGTATAGAGAGCTTCGATATTATCGCGGCTGTGACCGAGCGTATTAAGCCCGACGCGGTAGTGGTCGTCGACGCGCTCACCGCCGCCGCGTCGCCTAGGATCGCTACGGCGTTTCAGGTGACGGATAGCGGCATTACGCCCGGCAGCGGCGTGGATAACCACAGACAGCGGTTGGACGAAAAATCGCTCGGCGTGCCCGTGATTTCGGTGGGCGTGCCGCTCGTCGTATACTCGTCGACTATCGCGCGCGACTTCTGCGGCGAGGATATGCCGAGCGGCGTCGATATGATAGTGACGCCTAAGGACGTCGATATTCTCGTAGAGGACTGCGCAAAAATAATCGCGGGCGCGATAAACGAAGCGTTTGCTTAA